Part of the Vespa crabro chromosome 15, iyVesCrab1.2, whole genome shotgun sequence genome is shown below.
GATTGTGAGGATGAACTAGGAATAAGTACAGGTAAGacaaatatacttattatactgTTTGAAAAATAGTCATACAAATATcctattttgtttaatttgcagatgaaataaaaaattttcatcataAGCTTTGCAAAGGCGATGAAATAGATAGGAATTTTGGCTGCTACATGTCTTGCTTTTACAAAAAAGTTGTTGCGGTACGCTTGTTACTATAACTCAATTTTCTGAAAAATACCTTAACTCCATAatactaaaaaataaaactataccTAATACTTCCGATTTACATGATGAGTAATGATTGAGAATTAgcatgaaaatttttcttcaatattcATTCGTAAAATACTTTCGCATGTTCTTTcagataaaagataatgaattCCAAATAGACGATCTGAAATCAGCGATATTACCTTTCATAAAAGATGAAGAATCAAAGCAGGAACTAGGAGACAAACTAGACATTTGCAAGAACGAAAGTAAGCTGAtggtttttataaatatgattttaattattccataagaaaatttaactattctatttttcttgtttaaatatctttatgaCTCGATAATTGgccttattattcgtatatatatatatatatatatatatatatatatatatatatatatatatatattctttcttaattagatatttattaactcATCTCATTTATTACAGTCTCTGATATAACGGATGAATGCGACAAGACAATTGTATTTTCAAAATGTCTAGCAGCCGGGTCGAAAATGTGCAAGAATAtggaagaataaaagataatcaTCAATTATTTTGCCCATCTATAAGTACACAAGtcataaaaggaaaatggtGTAAAGCGtacaaattgtaaaataatccAAAAGTAACAAAATAAAGTAGTAACAACTATTTCGATGTTCTTCGATCATTCTCCGAACGAATTTGCTCGTCGTTAcgttttatatcgattatcaagaaaaagaaaaggaaaacaaaaagaaaataataataataaattaatcaagaGAGGTATTACTCCATTCTTTCAAAGCGCTCATTTATCTCTCATTTTCATCCTCGGTTATCGAAACAACAGTGGGACTTGGCTGTATCAACAGGAACAACTTTCCGATTTCATTTACGTTATAATAGCTTACTTGTCTCGCATTGATGGTTTCTGAAATCAGTTTATCTTCCAGTGAGTCGTACCCGTTCAGACCTCGGTTCGCCTCGCTCCAAGTGACGGATAACTTTGTTACTATAATTCAATCGAGTTGTCTGCCTCTATAAAGGCTTCCAACCATATATGCCACGTTGCGAGCATACCCGACATATCGAGCTATCCACCTTTAGAAATACCAAGATCgcgtgtaaaaaaagaaatggaagatcTTAGATTCCATTGTATTCTTATTTCAGCTATTCGATTGAACTTCAGTAGTAATGGAAAAAGTACATGGTCgctattcatttttaaatatttttaaatcagtatttttaaacattttctatCACTTCAACATTTTATCTCAATTgcagtattttaaataaatagttagtatttataatataaatgatcagTACTACActaattaatacaaaaaatatcaataattttattaaaatatctgtaaatataataatttatcaatattttaaatagtCGCTcagtatttgtaataaaaccATACACAATCCGAACACTTAATTATTTGTGCTAACTACTTATATTAagtacttatattttattataaatactaacgacataatatttatatattaaaataaataaatagaagtaAAAGTATACCAATACTATAAAAATATGTCAGTGTACAAATATTCGttagattaaatattaaatattaagcGTTAAATGAGTAAGACATGAAAgtgatatagaaataatataggaaaataatttctaataataggAAATATAAAGTTTAGAAAATGGAGTATATCTCGGATGATATTCAAAGCCGTATTTCATTCGAGCAAATGTTTCGTAACGAAGGAAACACGGGTATTACAATCCAATATAGATCCAAGAGGAAATACGcgctttcgatcgatcgaatcgacGAAGTCCAGGCGTGGTTAATATAACTCGCGATTATAGATATCCATCTAGATAGAATCGCGACTGAGTTTGCTAGGGTCTCGCATGGGGTAACGTCACGTGGTGGGATCGCAAGGGCGCCGACCACAATGGAATTCCGGAATTCTACGTGAAATTAGCATCGCTCGAATTCCAGCACGAGCTTTCTAAGTTATGGGACGCGAACCGAACGAGAAAGaaccctctttctatctctgtctcggTAGTGAGCATGTACCGAGAAAATATTCGTTGGaagtactctctctctttctctctctctctctctctctctctctctctctctctctctctctctttctttctctctttttctctttctattccttcCTCCCAcccatcttctctttctttctttgtctatcCATGGTCGATCAGTAATCTCATTGTACGTTTTTGATGCTCATGACATATCCTTCATGCGCGAGATAATTAATGCGATTTCGTGATTAATTACCGTGGAATTCGCGTCGTTCGCGAGCTTGAAATTATAAGACCCTTATCGTCTTACTTAAATACATCGATCCAACCGGGTGAAAAATGATTCACCATCGTATACCTACTTATTTATCTCTatcaaagatgaaaataattgtagCGCATCAATccaaaaaggatataaaatataccaTCAGTTTTATGGAGTTGACAATCTTTATACGAAACACTTTACGGAGTTCGTCGGTATATAATTACCTTAAAATATAACTCGATCGaatagaaaatcgataaaaaaagaaatacttgagaagattttttacaatttctgATCTTCATGAACAAAGTTGTCAAAGAATGTGACGATGAGTTTATgagtttttaataaatcaaaatgaaaaaaaaaaaacaaaacaaaacaaaagagagagaaagaaagagtcgCAAAATTCCGACTGCATAGCCacgttgtatgtatgtatcgtaGTACATAggtatgtacttacgtacacGGTGGTCCGACACTTTCGAAGCTACGGGGAAATACGGTGGCCAGCATAAACGCGTCCGGGCAATTTATTGAGCACGTTACACGGGAGCCTGTGTTACAAGTACGCGCTTTTCGTGATATATGTGCATCGAGCCAACTTGTAACGACGAACACTTTTGCGTTTGTGTTGAGAATGCACCACAAGTATATACAAGGTGTATCTAAAATTTTGAACCAATACcaaattcatttaaaagattaattttaaataaattaaacatcgcatatgtatataaatgtttatgttTAATAAAAGGCATATAGTATATCTAATTATGGTCATGAAAATATACACtcgttagaaatattaattaacgagaAAAATTGAACATTTTTCGAGTAACACCGTCTATACGGAAAAGTCGTGAACTACGTTGTAGTATTATACAATGAGAAAAGCGCATTCTGTACGTAtacgagaaaaaggaaaacaacaGGAAAAAGTAACAGACTCGAAGTTAGGTGCCGAAAACGACAGCTAATAAACCTAACTCCCATAAAGACGGCATATCCCATGGACCTTGAGGTCATTTTCCAAAACTCTTCTCCTGCTCATACTACTTCCTGGAGCCACTTCAAGCACGAAAATTTTCGACCATAATAATTTGCCGGCGGTACGATTACGAGCGATCGTAAAATTAAGGGGACGATTCGTGGACTCTGGACCCTTTTCGTGCAATCTcattccatctctctttccctctctctctccctctctctctctctttctctctctctctctctctttctatctatctcgccctccctccctttttctcttcctctttctctctctctagtaaACTTCCACGATGAAAATTTGGTTGCAGAAGCCAACCACCAACTGACGATCTATGTACTTTTCAGACACACGTGTgcctatgtgtatatatatatatatatatatatatatatatatatatatgtatataaagtatgtgtgtgtgtatatatatatatatatatatatatatatgtatataaagtatgtgtgtgtgtatatatatatatatatatatatatatatatatatataaagtacacATATATCGATCTgtagtttgtttattttcccAGCTTTCCTCACGATGAATGGCCTTTTATAAGCGTTATAAGCCCTTTCGCAATTTCGACCAGTACGCCTAACTAACGCATTTTTTCCATTCAATCTAGAACAATGAATTTAATACAAAGCCGTAAACGAGATCAGCATTAAAACATAATTGTTTGAAGATTATCATCGAGAAATCGTGTCAAATGAGGGAAATACTTAGTTATTTTCGTAGGTATGAGAGAGGAGTCAATGAAATATGACCGTTTCAGAAGCCTATTATGAAATCCATGAAGCTTTAAATGAAGATACAAACAAAAAACCATTTGGATGACATAATAGATAATCTAAAAGGATCCTTTAATCatggaaaaacaaagaatgatgcaaaaaaaacaaagaatgaaataaaataaaaagtaaagtaaaataaaataaaataaaacgaggcGTCTGACTTTCGATAGAAATATAACGAATAGAAGgaagataattttgataatagtTTGTCTCACGATCTTGGAAGAGTTATGTCGAAAGAGGTATAGCTACGGGAGGTTCATGCCCTCTCCGTGTCTCTCCGAATCGATTTTAGGCGCGTGGACCACCATAGGCGTCTATCTCATGTGCAAGGGCATCGTAGTCGAGAGGAAACCTGTCCTTGTCTAGTCTCGAGCGAGCAATGTCCGCCTTTATGCGCTTGCCTCTCCTATCCATCGTTCTATTCAGACCTACATATGTGCCTCTATATGTGTTCTCAACACGCAACCTACGTTCGGCCCTTTCCTTTGAAATCGCGAGGAAAAAGAACTCCGACGCGTTGACCTCTCATTTTTTATGCTAACAATAAAACTGAATTCACCGAACGACCTGTATAGATATGTACACATTTACGTACACTCattcatatctatatattgtatacatatatcttgaCTGTGATTTCCCTTATTCGATCTTTTTCAAACCTTCCGAATATGAAATATCTCTGATCTGAGAGTTtccaaagaaaagtaaaaggaaagagaacttTTGCATAGAAGAGTTTTCTAACATCTCTGTATATTGGGAATGTTTTACATAAATCGATAAGTCTATCtgtaatcttttatttttttttctttttttttttccttttttttcaagtaaagaatatagaaaagCGTT
Proteins encoded:
- the LOC124429420 gene encoding pheromone-binding protein Gp-9-like, whose translation is MQGLKIITSILLLVVICTAEDSEEIIKELEKIQKDCEDELGISTDEIKNFHHKLCKGDEIDRNFGCYMSCFYKKVVAIKDNEFQIDDLKSAILPFIKDEESKQELGDKLDICKNEISDITDECDKTIVFSKCLAAGSKMCKNMEE